A genomic window from Thalassoroseus pseudoceratinae includes:
- a CDS encoding DUF6793 family protein yields the protein MPLYEIETNAHIMIGWADDQDAAVALAKENYPDDEVLRTTVRPRDVWVISKALLGVQGTSEPSDIARDCLARARGDKLHAIRLFMQDTGSDLHEAQRAIETNMSLGW from the coding sequence ATGCCGCTTTACGAAATTGAAACCAACGCACACATCATGATTGGGTGGGCGGACGACCAAGACGCAGCCGTCGCGCTCGCCAAAGAAAATTATCCTGACGATGAAGTCTTGCGAACGACGGTTCGACCACGCGACGTCTGGGTGATCTCCAAAGCCCTGCTCGGCGTGCAAGGAACGTCGGAGCCCTCGGACATCGCCCGTGATTGCCTGGCTCGGGCTCGCGGCGACAAACTCCACGCCATCCGACTGTTCATGCAAGACACCGGCTCCGACCTCCACGAAGCTCAGCGGGCGATCGAGACGAACATGTCGCTGGGCTGGTAG
- the thrC gene encoding threonine synthase — MSTTLHQEFAFQRSISPTATEQYSVDEVHHASPEDGELLDVVYDWDRVPVPSSLKEFGARRANVQNPLDVSGVWRFRELLPFAPDEQIVTIGEGQTMLRPSDVAAKHVGVDVGNLFLQYEGLNPSGSFKDNGMTAASTHARMVGAKIAACASTGNTSASLAIFASATGLFRAVVFVGSGKIAYGKLSQALDYGALTLQILGDFDDALSRVREVCRERNIYLCNSVNPFRLEGQKAIMYRVLEGLNWEVPDWIVVPGGNLGNSSAFGKAFMELKELGLIDRIPRLAVINAAGANTLYRLVEEDGLKWNGGDVERSLVQKFYGDMDSENRRASTLASAIEINRPVNLTKCLRAIEVCDGVVREVPDQAILEGKAVVGRGGFGCEPASGASVAGAKLLREQGVIAPSDRVVCILTGHQLKDPNITVGWHMSDTDKINAILGQETIQATPNANGPVVVENDLEKIIAALES, encoded by the coding sequence ATGTCCACAACACTCCACCAAGAGTTTGCGTTTCAACGTTCGATTTCGCCGACCGCGACCGAGCAGTACAGTGTCGATGAAGTTCATCACGCCAGCCCCGAAGATGGCGAATTGCTCGATGTCGTTTACGACTGGGATCGCGTGCCGGTTCCGTCGTCGTTGAAGGAGTTCGGTGCTCGGCGAGCGAACGTGCAGAATCCGTTGGATGTCAGTGGAGTTTGGCGATTCCGGGAACTGCTCCCCTTTGCCCCCGATGAGCAAATCGTCACGATCGGTGAAGGGCAGACGATGCTTCGCCCATCCGATGTGGCCGCCAAGCACGTCGGTGTGGATGTGGGGAATCTCTTTTTGCAATACGAAGGACTGAACCCCAGCGGCAGTTTCAAAGATAATGGCATGACGGCCGCTTCGACTCACGCGCGGATGGTTGGTGCGAAAATCGCCGCGTGTGCGTCCACGGGAAATACGTCGGCGTCATTGGCGATCTTCGCCAGCGCGACCGGGTTGTTTCGAGCCGTTGTGTTTGTCGGCAGTGGAAAAATCGCTTACGGCAAACTCTCGCAAGCGTTGGATTACGGTGCACTCACGCTGCAAATTCTCGGTGACTTCGACGATGCCCTCTCCCGTGTACGGGAAGTCTGTCGCGAGCGGAACATCTATCTGTGCAATAGCGTGAATCCGTTCCGTCTCGAAGGTCAGAAGGCGATCATGTATCGCGTACTGGAAGGGTTGAACTGGGAAGTGCCGGATTGGATCGTTGTTCCTGGCGGCAATCTCGGGAATTCCAGCGCCTTCGGCAAAGCGTTCATGGAATTGAAAGAACTCGGCCTCATCGACCGGATTCCGCGATTGGCTGTCATCAACGCCGCCGGTGCGAACACGCTGTACCGTTTGGTTGAGGAAGACGGACTCAAGTGGAACGGTGGCGACGTCGAACGTTCACTCGTTCAGAAATTCTACGGAGACATGGACAGCGAAAACCGTCGTGCTTCGACCTTGGCCAGTGCCATCGAAATCAACCGGCCGGTAAATCTCACCAAATGCTTGCGTGCGATCGAAGTGTGTGATGGCGTCGTCCGCGAAGTGCCGGATCAAGCCATTCTGGAAGGCAAGGCAGTCGTCGGACGTGGCGGCTTCGGTTGTGAACCGGCGAGCGGCGCGAGCGTGGCCGGTGCGAAACTCCTCCGCGAACAAGGCGTGATTGCCCCCAGCGATCGCGTGGTTTGCATTCTCACCGGTCATCAACTCAAAGACCCCAACATCACAGTCGGTTGGCACATGAGCGATACCGATAAAATCAACGCCATCCTCGGCCAAGAAACCATCCAAGCCACCCCAAATGCTAATGGCCCGGTCGTCGTCGAGAACGATCTCGAGAAGATCATTGCGGCTTTAGAGTCCTAA
- a CDS encoding DUF1559 domain-containing protein has product MPHPLRRKGFTLIELLVVIAIIAILIALLLPAVQQAREAARRTQCKNNLKQLALALQNYHDTYQKFPAGFARNAARLAVSSCPEGQCANWSWGAAILPQIEQDNLYEQVDVGNAAFEAVVNDTNLRPLLQTPITAFRCPSDTAPDLNSDQHVPGNGDANCAGSCQPIATANYIGVNNSYELERDTHNGIFNNEQHYIGMRDVTDGTSNTLILGERAWQIGGTSLQAAVIFGTNGDSENHNDQGLVYVMGAGRYPINDNCTNCTRGFSSRHSGGAQFALTDGSVIFISENVDHNTDSAVNSVYERLIGRDDGQVIGEY; this is encoded by the coding sequence ATGCCACACCCGTTGCGACGTAAAGGATTTACCCTGATTGAATTGTTGGTCGTAATCGCGATCATTGCGATTTTGATCGCGCTGCTGCTCCCAGCCGTTCAGCAGGCCCGAGAAGCGGCTCGGCGAACTCAATGTAAGAACAACTTGAAACAGTTGGCCTTGGCCCTTCAAAACTACCACGACACGTACCAAAAGTTTCCGGCTGGTTTCGCCCGTAACGCCGCCCGACTTGCCGTGAGTTCCTGTCCGGAAGGCCAATGTGCCAACTGGTCGTGGGGTGCCGCCATTCTGCCGCAGATCGAACAAGACAATCTGTATGAACAAGTCGATGTGGGCAACGCTGCTTTCGAGGCCGTTGTCAACGACACGAACTTGCGTCCGTTGTTGCAAACCCCCATCACCGCATTCCGTTGCCCTTCGGACACCGCACCGGATCTCAATAGCGATCAACACGTTCCCGGCAATGGCGATGCCAACTGCGCCGGAAGTTGTCAACCGATTGCGACCGCCAACTACATTGGTGTCAACAACAGCTACGAATTGGAACGAGACACCCACAACGGGATTTTCAACAACGAACAGCATTACATCGGTATGCGAGACGTCACCGACGGAACCAGCAACACGCTGATTCTCGGCGAGCGAGCTTGGCAAATCGGTGGAACGTCATTGCAAGCCGCCGTGATTTTCGGAACGAATGGCGATAGTGAAAACCACAACGATCAAGGTTTGGTCTACGTGATGGGAGCCGGTCGCTACCCCATCAACGACAACTGCACCAACTGCACCCGAGGCTTCAGTAGTCGACACAGCGGAGGTGCCCAATTCGCCCTGACTGACGGCTCGGTGATCTTCATCAGCGAAAACGTCGATCACAACACCGATTCCGCCGTCAACAGCGTCTATGAACGACTGATCGGTCGCGATGACGGTCAAGTCATCGGTGAATACTAG
- a CDS encoding carboxypeptidase-like regulatory domain-containing protein, whose amino-acid sequence MRLKLCFVLAVCGLTGCGGGSDDMPDVGQVTGVVTLDDAPLADARVYFSPTEGGRTSEAVTDAEGKYELRYMRDIMGAKVGQHSVRVTTGSPAVIGDDGKVETPAIPEKVPAKYNTESTLTKEVTAGDQEIDLPLTSS is encoded by the coding sequence ATGCGTTTGAAGCTGTGTTTTGTGCTCGCTGTGTGTGGATTGACGGGTTGTGGCGGTGGGTCAGATGACATGCCGGATGTCGGGCAAGTCACCGGCGTCGTGACGCTCGACGACGCTCCTCTTGCCGACGCGCGGGTGTACTTCAGCCCCACTGAAGGCGGCCGAACGTCGGAAGCCGTGACCGATGCCGAAGGCAAATATGAACTTCGCTACATGCGGGACATCATGGGAGCCAAAGTCGGTCAACATTCCGTGCGTGTGACCACGGGTTCCCCCGCTGTCATTGGTGACGACGGGAAAGTCGAAACCCCGGCTATTCCTGAGAAAGTCCCCGCCAAATACAACACCGAATCCACGCTCACCAAAGAGGTCACGGCTGGCGACCAAGAAATCGACCTGCCACTCACCTCATCGTAA
- a CDS encoding DUF3124 domain-containing protein codes for MSRRSEEDVYQVVSQIKVFVIVSIVGLLGLTLVVIVLDRTTETFEQAARYRPPVESANPGQGTPSESIINPVHGQLVYVPAYSHIYHKDGSPTLLTITLSIRNTSLDHGIVIDSVRYFDTNGKEVKSYLKKPIRLEPLATTEFLVERDDTSGGSGANFLVRWTAEDFVSAPVIEAVMIDTEIQQGISFVRNGTVIEEIGSETN; via the coding sequence ATGAGTCGGCGTTCCGAGGAAGACGTTTATCAAGTGGTTAGTCAGATCAAGGTCTTTGTGATTGTCAGCATTGTGGGGCTGCTGGGATTGACCTTGGTGGTCATCGTATTGGATCGGACAACCGAGACGTTCGAGCAAGCCGCCCGGTATCGTCCCCCCGTTGAGAGCGCGAACCCAGGCCAAGGGACGCCGTCCGAGTCCATCATCAACCCGGTACATGGCCAATTGGTTTATGTGCCCGCCTACTCACACATTTACCACAAGGATGGCTCACCAACACTGCTGACCATTACTCTCAGCATCCGCAACACCAGTCTCGACCATGGAATCGTGATCGACTCGGTCCGCTATTTCGACACCAACGGCAAAGAGGTGAAGTCGTACCTCAAGAAGCCGATCCGTCTCGAACCACTGGCGACCACGGAATTCCTTGTCGAAAGAGACGACACGAGCGGCGGTAGCGGTGCGAACTTTCTCGTTCGGTGGACGGCAGAGGACTTTGTCTCAGCTCCCGTCATTGAAGCCGTCATGATCGACACCGAAATCCAACAGGGCATTTCCTTCGTCCGCAACGGAACCGTGATCGAAGAAATCGGCTCCGAGACGAATTAG